In Primulina eburnea isolate SZY01 chromosome 3, ASM2296580v1, whole genome shotgun sequence, one DNA window encodes the following:
- the LOC140828294 gene encoding squamosa promoter-binding-like protein 8 isoform X1, which produces MLEYEWGNPSTIMLSGEESIQDSEQNRQLFDPYTTHNFSETTGFVDSETHFGGVAAAAHHLQFHHPQVQNTNTYINDFYATRAYGDALSSSYQAAPPPSMLSLEPFGSTGFAVVPKSEPMVGGLEFNPELNVTASRIGLNLGGRTYFASSEDDFVNRLYRRSRTLEPGTANSPRCQAEGCNADLSHSKHYHRRHKVCEFHSKATTVVAAGLTQRFCQQCSRFHLLSEFDNGKRSCRKRLADHNRRRRKCQQTNQETGSANKSQLENSGLNSSSENLTSRSPPDSEPHPSSVTVAVSPPRISLDCLGHKYYRSDSGKGAASYSTASTSSLYFSNRS; this is translated from the exons ATGTTGGAATATGAATGGGGGAATCCTTCAACGATAATGCTTTCGGGGGAAGAATCGATCCAAGATTCTGAACAGAACCGCCAACTTTTCGATCCTTACACCACCCACAACTTCTCTGAAACCACGGGTTTTGTTGACTCCGAGACACACTTTGGCGGCGTCGCCGCGGCAGCTCACCACCTGCAGTTTCATCATCCTCAGGTCCAAAACACGAACACCTATATCAATGATTTCTacgctactcgcgcatatggcGATGCTCTTTCTTCGTCGTACCAGGCAGCACCGCCGCCTTCCATGCTCAGTCTTGAGCCCTTCGGTTCGACGGGATTCGCGGTGGTGCCGAAGAGTGAACCGATGGTGGGAGGACTGGAATTCAACCCTGAGCTTAACGTAACCGCGAGCAGAATTGGGCTTAATTTGGGCGGCAGGACTTACTTCGCCTCTTCGGAGGATGACTTTGTGAACCGGCTGTACCGCCGTTCGAGGACTCTTGAACCCGGCACCGCGAACTCCCCCAGGTGCCAAGCCGAGGGCTGCAACGCCGACCTTAGCCATTCTAAACACTACCACCGCCGCCACAAGGTGTGTGAGTTCCACTCCAAAGCCACCACAGTCGTGGCCGCCGGTTTGACTCAGCGGTTCTGCCAACAATGCAGCAG GTTCCATTTACTGTCGGAATTCGACAACGGGAAGCGAAGCTGCAGGAAAAGGCTAGCCGATCACAACCGGAGGAGGCGAAAATGCCAGCAAACGAATCAAGAAACCGGCAGCGCCAACAAATCTCAGCTTGAAAATAGCGGCCTCAATTCTTCTTCGGAAAACTTAACCTCGA GGTCACCGCCAGATTCCGAGCCTCATCCCTCCTCGGTCACGGTTGCTGTTTCGCCACCTAGAATTTCACTGGATTGCTTGGGACACAAATACTATAGAAGTGACTCAGGCAAAGGCGCTGCATCTTATTCAACTGCATCAACAAGTTCACTCTACTTTTCGAACCGGTCTTAA
- the LOC140828294 gene encoding squamosa promoter-binding-like protein 8 isoform X2, with translation MLEYEWGNPSTIMLSGEESIQDSEQNRQLFDPYTTHNFSETTGFVDSETHFGGVAAAAHHLQFHHPQVQNTNTYINDFYATRAYGDALSSSYQAAPPPSMLSLEPFGSTGFAVVPKSEPMVGGLEFNPELNVTASRIGLNLGGRTYFASSEDDFVNRLYRRSRTLEPGTANSPRCQAEGCNADLSHSKHYHRRHKVCEFHSKATTVVAAGLTQRFCQQCSRFHLLSEFDNGKRSCRKRLADHNRRRRKCQQTNQETGSANKSQLENSGLNSSSENLTSNSEPHPSSVTVAVSPPRISLDCLGHKYYRSDSGKGAASYSTASTSSLYFSNRS, from the exons ATGTTGGAATATGAATGGGGGAATCCTTCAACGATAATGCTTTCGGGGGAAGAATCGATCCAAGATTCTGAACAGAACCGCCAACTTTTCGATCCTTACACCACCCACAACTTCTCTGAAACCACGGGTTTTGTTGACTCCGAGACACACTTTGGCGGCGTCGCCGCGGCAGCTCACCACCTGCAGTTTCATCATCCTCAGGTCCAAAACACGAACACCTATATCAATGATTTCTacgctactcgcgcatatggcGATGCTCTTTCTTCGTCGTACCAGGCAGCACCGCCGCCTTCCATGCTCAGTCTTGAGCCCTTCGGTTCGACGGGATTCGCGGTGGTGCCGAAGAGTGAACCGATGGTGGGAGGACTGGAATTCAACCCTGAGCTTAACGTAACCGCGAGCAGAATTGGGCTTAATTTGGGCGGCAGGACTTACTTCGCCTCTTCGGAGGATGACTTTGTGAACCGGCTGTACCGCCGTTCGAGGACTCTTGAACCCGGCACCGCGAACTCCCCCAGGTGCCAAGCCGAGGGCTGCAACGCCGACCTTAGCCATTCTAAACACTACCACCGCCGCCACAAGGTGTGTGAGTTCCACTCCAAAGCCACCACAGTCGTGGCCGCCGGTTTGACTCAGCGGTTCTGCCAACAATGCAGCAG GTTCCATTTACTGTCGGAATTCGACAACGGGAAGCGAAGCTGCAGGAAAAGGCTAGCCGATCACAACCGGAGGAGGCGAAAATGCCAGCAAACGAATCAAGAAACCGGCAGCGCCAACAAATCTCAGCTTGAAAATAGCGGCCTCAATTCTTCTTCGGAAAACTTAACCTCGA ATTCCGAGCCTCATCCCTCCTCGGTCACGGTTGCTGTTTCGCCACCTAGAATTTCACTGGATTGCTTGGGACACAAATACTATAGAAGTGACTCAGGCAAAGGCGCTGCATCTTATTCAACTGCATCAACAAGTTCACTCTACTTTTCGAACCGGTCTTAA